The genome window GGGTGGACGGCCGGGTGCTGCTGGTGCGTGCCCGGTGGCACGCCGCGTTCTACCTGGCGGGCGGCAAGATCGAAGCCGGTGAGACCGAGCTCGGGGCCCTGCGCCGCGAGGTCGACGAGGAGCTCGGGGTCGGTCTGGTGGCCGGCTCGGAGCGCTTCGTCGGCCGCTACGTCACCGACGCCTACGGCCAGGGCGAGGGAGTGCAGGTCGACCTGAGCTGTTACGCCGCCGAGCTGAGCGGGCAGCCCGAACCGGCCGCCGAGATCGCCGAGATGGCCTGGATGACGTGCGCGGAGTACCTGGCGCAGCCGGAGACCGCGCCCGCCGTCGTCGCGCTGCTGCGCGACCTGGAAGCCGAGTCCGCACGGGCCTGACGGCGCGCGAGCGCCCGGGCCGCGGAAGGGACGGCGATCACAGTGCACGCGCCGTCGTGCGTGGTAGACACGGTGCGACCCGGACCGAGGAGGATCACGTGCCCGACAGCCCACGCTCCCGCCGCAGTTGCCTGGCGGTGCCCGGCTCCAGCGCGAAGATGATCGACAAGGCCCGCGGCCTGCCCGTCGACCAGTTCTTCCTCGACCTCGAGGACGCCGTCGCCCCGCTCGCCAAGGCCGAGGCGCGGGACCGGATCGTGGGTGCGCTGAACGAGGGCGGCTGGGACGGCAAGATCCGCACGGTGCGGGTCAACGACCTCACCACCGAGTGGACCTACCAGGACGTGGTGCGAGTCGTCGAGGGCGCGGGCGCCAACCTCGACACGATCATCCTGCCGAAGGTGAGCGTGGCCGACCACGTGCGCTGGCTCGACCTGACCCTCACCCAGATCGAGCGGGCGCTGGGCCTGCCGGTCGGCCGCATCGGCATCGAGCCGCAGATCGAGGACGCCAGGGGTCTGGTCGAGGTCGACGCGATCGCCGCCGCGTCGCCCCGGGTGGAGGCACTGGTCTACGGTCCGGCCGACTTCATGGCCTCGATCAACATGCGCTCACTGGTCGTCGGCCAGCAGCCGCCGGGCTACGACGTCGGCGACGCCTATCACTACGTGCTGATGCGGATGCTCATGGCGGCGCGCGCGTTCGGCGTGCAGGCGATCGACGGGCCGTACCTGCAGATCAAGGACGTCGACGGGCTGCGCGAGGTCGGCGGGCGCTCGGCCGCGCTGGGCTACGACGGCAAGTGGGTGCTGCACCCGGCGCAGGTCGATGCGGTCAACGAGATCTTCTCGCCTCGCCAGGAGGACTACGACCACGCCGAGAACATCCTCGACGCCTACGAGTGGCACACCTCCGAGGCCGGTGGCAAGCGCGGCGCGGCGATGCTCGGCGACGAGATGATCGACGAGGCCTCGCGCAAGATGGCCCTGGTGATCGCGGGCAAGGGGCGCGCGGCGGGGATGACGCGGACCGACCGCTGGACGCCGCCGGCGGGTTGACGCGGATCGGCCGGTTGGAGGCCGTCGGCAGCGGGTTGACGCGGACCGATCGCTGGACGCCCCCTGGCGGGCTGATGCGGATCGATCGCTGGGCGCCGCTGGAACGCGGACCGGCTGCTGGACCCGCTGGCAGCAGGGCGATGCGGGCCGATCGCCGACCGCCGCCAACAGCGGGTTGACGTCGGCCGACCGCCGGAGGCCACCAACAGACCAAGCCGCTGGGCCGGTGGGCTGACCGACCCGAGTCGATCTTCGTCCGGCGCCCGGCACGAGGTAGCTTTCCGAGGCAGCACCGATCACCGACCGAGGGGGCGGGCCTCGACGTGGCCACCGGGCCTGTGCAGGAGAACGAGCAGGAACTGCGGCTGGCGCTGGCCATGCGCGGCGGTGCGAGCCTCGCGGTGTGGATCGGAGGCGCGGTCGCCGAGATCAACCACCTGCGCTCGGCGCTGGCCGAGCCCGGTCCGGCGGAGCATCCCTGGGGCGCGCTCGCGCGGCTGGCCGGGTACGACTCGGTCGCGGTGGACGTGCTCGCCGGGGCGTCGGCGGGCGGGCTGAACGCGACCCTGCTGTCGGCGTCGATGGTCTACGGCATGCCCTTCGACCGGATGCGGCGGATGTGGGTGCGGCTGGCCGACCTGGAGGCGATGGCCCGGCCGGTGCCGAAGCTCTGGGACGCCCGCCCGCCGTCGCTGCTGGAGGGCGACGGCTACTTCCGCACCGAGCTGGCGCGCACCATGTCCGAGGGCGTCGCCGAGGGCGACGGGGCGCGCGACCTCGGCCGGCGCGCGGACCTGCTGCTCACCGCCACCCTGCTGGACCCGGTGATCGAGCGGCACTTCGACGGGCGGTCCCGGCCGCTGACCCAGGAGCGACGCACCGCGTCGTTCCGGTTCCGCCACCGCGGCGAGGCCGGGGACCCGCTTTCGGACTTCGGGAGCGGCGCGGAGTTCGACGAGACGGTCCAGCGGCTCGCGCACGCGGCGCGCACGACGTCGTCGTTCCCGTTCGCGTTCGAACCGTCCAGGGTGTACTCGTCGACCGGCGAGGTCCCGCCCGGTGAGCCGAACATGAGCGGCCTGTTCTCCGAGCTCAACACCACCGGCTCGCCGTACCGGGTGATCGACGGCGGGGTGCTGGACAACATCCCGGTCGCCGCCGCGGTCGAGGCCATCGCCGCCGCCCCGGCCGACCGGCCCACGCAGCGCTGGCTGCTCTACCTCAACCCGGAGGGCGCGGCGTCGGACACCGAGCGCGCCGACGGGGCCGGGCTGCCGGTCGCCTCCGCCGCGATCCGGGCGCGGCTGAGCCAGGAGTCGCTGCTGAGCGACCTCGACGCGCTGGACGAGCACAACCGGGTCGTGGAGCGGACCGGCCTGCGCCGCAGGGCTCTGTTCGCCCGGCTGCGCGCCGCCGAACCCGCGGACCGGCAGGACGCGCTCGTGCGCGAGGCGGCCGAGGTCGAGACCGAGCACGCCGTGGTGCGTTGCGAACTCGACGCGCAGGCCGTGCAACGGCTGCTCGAGGAGCCCGCGGGCACCGAGGACGGCAGGCTGCTCCCGCCGGTGCCCGGCGACCCGCTGGCCGGCTGGTCCGCGCGGGCGCGCCACCTGCTCGGCAGGCGGCTGTCGCGGCGGATGGCCGCGCATGCCACGCCCAGGGTCTTCGACGACGTGCGCGGTCTGCTGTCGGGAGTGCAGGAGTGCATCGGCTGGGCGCGCGACATCGAGCGCTGGTCGGCCGAGCCCGCCGGGATCGGGCGGTGCAAGTCGGCGCTGTACCGGCTGCGGGTTTTCGCCGAGGTGCTGGAAGGCCACGCCGACCGGTACTGGCTCAACGGCGCCCGGCTGGAGCCGATCGTGGAGTCCGACGAGCTCGACGGCTGGATCGACCGCGTGATCCGGCGCCGCGAGCGGCTCCAGCACCACCTGCCCTCACCGATCCGGCCGCTGCTCGGCTCGGTGCTGGCGTCGGTGGAGGGCGGCGAGGGGTTCCAGCACGAGCTGACCGGGTTCGCCCGCGAGCTGCTGTCCATCGTGGAGTCCTCGGGGGCCGACGCGGTGCCCGAGGACACCGGCGGGGTCGACGCGGTAGCCGAGGCGACCGCGGTGCTGCACGGCATCGCCGGCCGCCTGGCGGCCGCCGCCGGCGAGCGGGTGCACCTGGAGGAGCCCGAACAGCTCGGCTACTCGCTGCTGGAGGAAGCCGGCGCGCGGGCGCTGCGCCCGCTGGTGGTGCTCACCGCCCCGCTCGACGTCGGCCGGACCCCGGGCGCCCGCATCAACCTGCTGCGGGTGGTCAGCGACGAGCAGAGCTCGCTGCCGTTCGACGCCCTGCGCCGCGGTTCCGACCTCCCGCTGCGGATCGCCGACAAGATCCGCGGCGCGGACCTGTCGAACTTCGGCTCGTTCCTGTCGGCCAGGTGGCGGGCCAACGACTGGATGTGGGGCCGGATGGACGCGGCGGCCAGCCTCGTCGGGCTGCTCACCGATCCGTACCGGCTCGTGCAGCGCAACGCCCACCTCGGTGCGGAGGGACTGCGCGAGGCGCTGCGCGCCATCGTCAGCGACCCGGCCCCGCAGGAGCTGGGCGACCTCGACGACGAGCGCGCCGCGCAGTGGCGGGGCTTCCTCGCCGAGCTGTGGTCCACGCACGCCGACGAGGTGCGTGGAGAGCTCGACGCCCTGTTCGCCGACCCCGACGACGAGCACGCGCTCAAGCGGACCCGCAAGCTGCTGGTCGAGCGTCTGCATTGGACGATCGTCGCGTGCGAGCTGCCGTTCGTGGCGACGGTGAAGCCGGGGGCCGACACCGAGGGCGGCCGGGAACCCGCGACCCCGCCCCCGCACGAGCTGACCGGCGAGGTGCGCCGCTACCGCGTCGGCCGGGAACGGCTGCCGGACCTCGGCGAGAAGCGGATCGCGGCGCTGGCGACCAGGTTCGGGCTGCTGGCCTACCGGGCGGTGCGGCCCGACGGGACCGGTGTCCTGGACAGGCTGGGCCGGCTGGCGCTGACCCTGGTGAAGCCGTTGCTGCTGGCGGTGGTGCTCGCTCTCGCCGCACCGAGGCGGGTTTCGCTCGTCGCGTTCGTCGCCGCGTCGGCGGTGATGTTCACGGGGTACGGGCCGACCGTGCCGGGCATGCAGTTCCTGTCGGGCGGACAGGCGGGGAGCACCTTCCAGACGACGGTCTCGTGGTGTCCGTCCCAGGACGAGACCGCCGGCGCCGTCGCGTGCGCGGCGCGGGACCTCTCCGGCTGC of Saccharopolyspora erythraea contains these proteins:
- a CDS encoding NUDIX hydrolase, whose protein sequence is MSETIRVVGLVHRVDGRVLLVRARWHAAFYLAGGKIEAGETELGALRREVDEELGVGLVAGSERFVGRYVTDAYGQGEGVQVDLSCYAAELSGQPEPAAEIAEMAWMTCAEYLAQPETAPAVVALLRDLEAESARA
- a CDS encoding HpcH/HpaI aldolase/citrate lyase family protein; this translates as MPDSPRSRRSCLAVPGSSAKMIDKARGLPVDQFFLDLEDAVAPLAKAEARDRIVGALNEGGWDGKIRTVRVNDLTTEWTYQDVVRVVEGAGANLDTIILPKVSVADHVRWLDLTLTQIERALGLPVGRIGIEPQIEDARGLVEVDAIAAASPRVEALVYGPADFMASINMRSLVVGQQPPGYDVGDAYHYVLMRMLMAARAFGVQAIDGPYLQIKDVDGLREVGGRSAALGYDGKWVLHPAQVDAVNEIFSPRQEDYDHAENILDAYEWHTSEAGGKRGAAMLGDEMIDEASRKMALVIAGKGRAAGMTRTDRWTPPAG
- a CDS encoding patatin-like protein: MATGPVQENEQELRLALAMRGGASLAVWIGGAVAEINHLRSALAEPGPAEHPWGALARLAGYDSVAVDVLAGASAGGLNATLLSASMVYGMPFDRMRRMWVRLADLEAMARPVPKLWDARPPSLLEGDGYFRTELARTMSEGVAEGDGARDLGRRADLLLTATLLDPVIERHFDGRSRPLTQERRTASFRFRHRGEAGDPLSDFGSGAEFDETVQRLAHAARTTSSFPFAFEPSRVYSSTGEVPPGEPNMSGLFSELNTTGSPYRVIDGGVLDNIPVAAAVEAIAAAPADRPTQRWLLYLNPEGAASDTERADGAGLPVASAAIRARLSQESLLSDLDALDEHNRVVERTGLRRRALFARLRAAEPADRQDALVREAAEVETEHAVVRCELDAQAVQRLLEEPAGTEDGRLLPPVPGDPLAGWSARARHLLGRRLSRRMAAHATPRVFDDVRGLLSGVQECIGWARDIERWSAEPAGIGRCKSALYRLRVFAEVLEGHADRYWLNGARLEPIVESDELDGWIDRVIRRRERLQHHLPSPIRPLLGSVLASVEGGEGFQHELTGFARELLSIVESSGADAVPEDTGGVDAVAEATAVLHGIAGRLAAAAGERVHLEEPEQLGYSLLEEAGARALRPLVVLTAPLDVGRTPGARINLLRVVSDEQSSLPFDALRRGSDLPLRIADKIRGADLSNFGSFLSARWRANDWMWGRMDAAASLVGLLTDPYRLVQRNAHLGAEGLREALRAIVSDPAPQELGDLDDERAAQWRGFLAELWSTHADEVRGELDALFADPDDEHALKRTRKLLVERLHWTIVACELPFVATVKPGADTEGGREPATPPPHELTGEVRRYRVGRERLPDLGEKRIAALATRFGLLAYRAVRPDGTGVLDRLGRLALTLVKPLLLAVVLALAAPRRVSLVAFVAASAVMFTGYGPTVPGMQFLSGGQAGSTFQTTVSWCPSQDETAGAVACAARDLSGCPLADYGGAPCGEALAADAPSWFGLADFSGTSFGVGVLWAMLLTILFAVWLGRALMGHASGLARWLPALFITAVLLGAEGWLWSTGFRLTPLGLALVAAVLTWPATLAYRTTARIAAVAVTAVVFAATLAWVGDTPPEGGWILSAIALTGYAHVLLLATVDLLRPRPRPSG